Proteins from a single region of Pseudopedobacter saltans DSM 12145:
- a CDS encoding PAS domain-containing protein has product MIESDFYYSLLDKLSIVAITDRQGKIVYANDKFCDISKYSREELLGSTHKIVNSGYHSRSFFIDLWKTIIAGEIWRGEIRNKAKDGSYYWVDTFIVPEMDEDNKVRHYYSIRIDITKRKLQEFELLKRKVELEEIALMQSHQVRKPVANLLGLIDLFEKQELNDLNKTLYQMMKQSIMELEDSIKDIVEKAE; this is encoded by the coding sequence ATGATAGAATCTGATTTTTACTATAGTTTATTAGACAAGTTAAGTATTGTAGCTATTACGGACAGGCAAGGGAAAATTGTTTATGCTAACGATAAGTTTTGCGATATTTCTAAATATAGCAGAGAAGAACTTTTAGGATCTACCCATAAAATTGTTAATTCCGGCTATCACTCCAGGTCTTTTTTTATAGACTTGTGGAAAACTATAATTGCAGGTGAAATATGGAGAGGCGAAATCAGAAATAAAGCAAAAGATGGTTCTTATTATTGGGTGGATACTTTTATTGTCCCTGAAATGGACGAGGATAATAAGGTCAGGCATTACTATTCTATTCGTATAGACATTACTAAAAGAAAACTGCAGGAGTTCGAGTTGCTTAAAAGGAAGGTTGAGCTGGAAGAAATAGCATTGATGCAATCGCATCAGGTACGTAAACCGGTGGCCAATCTTTTGGGTTTGATAGATCTTTTTGAAAAACAGGAACTGAATGATCTTAATAAAACTTTATATCAGATGATGAAGCAGAGTATTATGGAACTGGAAGATTCAATCAAAGATATCGTAGAGAAAGCAGAGTAA
- a CDS encoding dipeptidyl-peptidase 3 family protein: MKYSSFFIASALTLSLGACNQKSKNGTQSQSADSTFNVEAESFADLQVLRYQVPGFDKLTLQQKKLAYYLSEAALSGRDITYDQRGKYNLTIRKTLENIYATYNGDKNSKEWEQFREYCGRFWFSNGNHHHYGNEKFIPACSFEYFTNLVKNSNSSGFPYLQNETQPQFLERIKPYIFDINFQPKLVDLTEGKDNVAASSNNFYEGVTQAEVEAFYAKFDTRGNAPSWGLNSKVIKENGKIVERPWKIGGMYGAALEKVVYWLQKAVEVTETDQQRLALKKLIHYYQTGDLKDFDDYSIAWVADTASHLDVINGFIEVYNDAIGKKGTFESVVSMKDEEATKRIKLISDQAQWFEDNSPLMPSHKKKNVKGITARVITVIQESGDSSPSTPIGINLPNSDWIRRDYGSKSVSLSNIVHSYNVMSNTSGMLDEFAYGDEVKKRIREYGNLSSDLHTDMHECIGHASGQINPGVETPDKTLKTYASTLEEARADLVALYYIMDQKLVDIGVMPSLEVGKAEYDSYIMNGLISQLTRIKPGHNLEEAHMRNRQLNAMWVYEKGKKDNVIEFVKRNGKTYTKINDYQKLRVLFGELLREIQRIKSEGDYAAAKNLVETYGVKVDQNLLKEVLERFAKLNVKPYKGFIQPRLVPVFKNEEIVDVKVTYPTSFFEQMMDYAKNYSLLPAIN; encoded by the coding sequence ATGAAATATTCTAGTTTTTTTATTGCTTCGGCTCTCACTTTATCGTTGGGCGCATGCAATCAAAAGTCTAAAAATGGTACTCAATCTCAAAGCGCTGATAGTACATTTAATGTTGAAGCCGAATCTTTTGCCGATTTGCAGGTATTGCGTTATCAGGTTCCAGGATTTGATAAGCTTACGCTACAACAAAAAAAACTTGCTTATTATCTTTCCGAAGCTGCTTTATCCGGCAGAGATATTACCTACGACCAGAGAGGTAAATATAATCTTACCATAAGAAAAACGCTGGAGAATATTTATGCGACATACAACGGGGATAAAAACAGTAAGGAATGGGAGCAGTTTAGAGAGTATTGTGGTCGCTTTTGGTTCAGTAATGGTAATCATCATCATTACGGAAATGAGAAGTTTATTCCGGCCTGTTCTTTCGAGTATTTTACCAATTTGGTGAAAAACTCTAACTCCTCAGGATTTCCATATTTACAGAACGAAACTCAACCTCAGTTTCTGGAACGTATTAAGCCTTATATTTTTGATATCAATTTTCAGCCTAAGCTGGTTGACTTAACAGAAGGAAAAGATAATGTGGCGGCATCTTCGAATAATTTCTACGAAGGTGTAACTCAGGCGGAAGTAGAAGCTTTTTATGCCAAATTCGATACCCGTGGTAATGCGCCATCATGGGGATTGAACTCGAAAGTAATTAAAGAGAATGGCAAGATAGTAGAAAGACCATGGAAAATAGGCGGAATGTATGGCGCTGCATTAGAAAAAGTGGTTTACTGGTTACAGAAAGCCGTTGAGGTGACAGAAACAGATCAGCAGCGTTTGGCTTTGAAAAAACTGATTCATTATTACCAAACCGGAGATCTGAAAGATTTTGATGACTATAGCATTGCTTGGGTTGCAGATACTGCTTCGCATTTGGATGTGATTAATGGCTTTATCGAAGTTTACAACGATGCGATTGGTAAGAAAGGAACTTTTGAAAGCGTTGTTTCTATGAAGGATGAGGAAGCAACAAAACGGATCAAACTGATTTCCGACCAGGCGCAATGGTTCGAAGATAATTCCCCTTTAATGCCATCGCACAAAAAGAAAAATGTTAAAGGAATTACCGCCCGGGTTATTACGGTTATTCAGGAATCCGGTGATTCCAGTCCATCCACACCAATTGGAATCAACTTACCTAATTCAGATTGGATCAGAAGAGACTATGGGTCTAAATCTGTGTCTCTGAGCAACATTGTACATTCCTATAATGTAATGAGCAATACCAGCGGTATGCTGGATGAGTTTGCTTACGGCGATGAGGTAAAAAAACGTATCAGAGAGTACGGTAATTTGTCATCTGATTTGCATACCGATATGCATGAATGTATTGGTCATGCTTCCGGACAGATTAATCCTGGAGTGGAAACCCCTGATAAAACCTTAAAAACTTATGCCTCTACATTGGAAGAAGCCCGCGCCGATCTGGTAGCACTTTATTACATTATGGACCAAAAACTGGTTGATATTGGTGTAATGCCAAGTTTGGAAGTAGGCAAAGCGGAATATGATAGCTATATCATGAATGGTTTGATATCTCAATTAACCCGTATAAAACCCGGACATAATCTGGAAGAAGCTCATATGCGTAACAGGCAACTGAATGCTATGTGGGTTTATGAGAAAGGAAAGAAAGATAATGTGATTGAGTTTGTCAAACGAAACGGAAAAACATATACTAAAATTAACGACTATCAGAAATTAAGGGTATTGTTTGGCGAATTGTTAAGAGAAATTCAACGCATTAAATCTGAAGGAGACTATGCCGCCGCTAAGAATCTGGTAGAAACATACGGTGTAAAAGTAGACCAAAACTTATTAAAAGAGGTACTGGAAAGATTTGCGAAGTTAAATGTTAAACCTTATAAAGGCTTTATTCAACCAAGATTGGTGCCTGTATTCAAAAATGAAGAAATCGTAGACGTGAAAGTCACTTATCCAACTTCTTTCTTCGAACAGATGATGGATTACGCTAAAAACTACTCTTTGCTACCTGCAATAAATTAA
- a CDS encoding FAD-binding oxidoreductase, translating to MNHIVKIKLVEHVTHDVLHIVAEKPADLDFKPGQAVEISINKDDWKQELRPFTFTSLPKNQQIEFTIKTYPSHNGVTNQLLSLVPGDELILHDVFGTILYKGEGIFIAGGAGVTPFISILKDLEDKNQIGHNKLIFANKTKSDIILEDRFRDLLGANFINILSKEELNGYYHGYISADLIKKHIDNNTHYFYICGPDPMIDTIEKQLYELKITPDRIVREIF from the coding sequence ATGAACCATATTGTTAAAATTAAATTGGTTGAACACGTTACACACGATGTTCTGCACATTGTTGCTGAAAAACCAGCAGATCTTGATTTTAAACCTGGACAGGCAGTTGAAATATCCATCAATAAAGATGACTGGAAGCAGGAATTGAGACCATTTACATTTACTTCTTTACCTAAGAACCAGCAAATTGAGTTTACGATAAAAACCTATCCATCTCACAACGGAGTTACCAATCAACTGCTTTCCCTTGTTCCCGGTGATGAGTTAATTTTACACGATGTCTTTGGAACCATCCTCTATAAAGGTGAAGGGATTTTTATTGCTGGTGGTGCGGGTGTTACACCTTTTATATCCATATTGAAGGATCTGGAAGACAAAAATCAAATTGGTCATAATAAATTGATTTTCGCCAATAAAACCAAATCAGATATCATTCTCGAAGACAGATTCCGGGACCTTCTGGGAGCCAATTTTATCAATATACTTTCGAAGGAAGAACTAAACGGTTATTATCACGGGTATATTTCTGCAGACCTGATAAAGAAACATATAGATAATAACACACATTATTTTTATATCTGCGGTCCAGATCCAATGATTGATACTATAGAAAAACAGCTTTATGAGTTGAAAATTACACCTGATAGAATTGTGAGAGAGATATTTTAG
- a CDS encoding hydroxypyruvate isomerase family protein, protein MKRSQFLRNSLVATGTALGIGAFENTFATSPKKEKAKTNQPFNLNYAPHKGLFKNHAGDNFIDEIKYYHELGFRAIEDNGYLKRSVKEQEEIGNTLAKLGMTMGVFVVDGGDNWKTSLTTGKKEFLDKFVETCQKSVEAAKRCNAKWLTVVPGFYERKLPYGNQFANVVEAMRRGAEVFEPHGLIMVLETLSDTPELFLQQTHETYAVCKAVNSPSCKILYDIYHMQRTEGNLIVNIDRCWDEIAYIQIGDNPGRKEPTTGEINYKNLFKHIYNKGYKGVMGMEHGKSVGGKEGEIKLVDAYREVDSFL, encoded by the coding sequence ATGAAAAGAAGTCAGTTTTTAAGAAATTCATTAGTAGCTACTGGTACTGCCTTAGGTATCGGCGCTTTCGAAAATACATTTGCAACGTCTCCTAAAAAAGAAAAGGCTAAAACTAATCAACCATTTAATTTGAATTATGCCCCGCATAAAGGCTTATTTAAAAATCATGCGGGAGATAATTTTATTGATGAAATTAAATATTACCATGAACTCGGGTTTAGAGCTATTGAAGATAATGGCTATTTAAAGAGATCCGTGAAAGAGCAGGAAGAAATAGGAAATACTTTAGCTAAGTTGGGGATGACAATGGGCGTTTTTGTAGTTGATGGAGGAGATAATTGGAAAACATCACTAACTACTGGAAAAAAGGAGTTTTTAGATAAGTTTGTTGAAACATGCCAGAAATCTGTAGAAGCAGCCAAAAGATGTAATGCAAAATGGTTAACTGTTGTTCCCGGATTTTATGAAAGGAAATTACCTTATGGAAACCAATTTGCAAATGTAGTAGAGGCTATGAGAAGAGGGGCAGAGGTATTTGAACCCCATGGTTTAATCATGGTTTTAGAAACCCTTAGTGATACGCCAGAGCTATTTTTACAACAGACACATGAAACTTATGCGGTTTGTAAGGCAGTTAACAGCCCTTCCTGTAAAATACTCTATGATATCTATCATATGCAAAGAACGGAAGGGAATTTAATTGTGAATATAGATCGCTGCTGGGATGAAATAGCTTATATCCAGATTGGGGATAATCCGGGGAGAAAAGAACCAACTACAGGAGAAATTAATTATAAAAATTTATTTAAGCATATTTATAATAAAGGTTATAAGGGAGTTATGGGAATGGAACACGGAAAATCCGTTGGGGGCAAAGAAGGAGAAATTAAGCTGGTAGATGCTTACAGAGAAGTGGATTCATTTTTATAA
- a CDS encoding FAD:protein FMN transferase produces MFNCFKFSSVKLFVKLFLLVFISSGFKPKSYKREQINGFAQGTTYSIVYYTQDKKIDKVKIDSILKSIDLSMSLYTPHSVISKFNLYETKEIELDNHFKKVMEKSFLLYKESKGVFDVTVEPLVRLWGFGSKKVSRLPNQKEIDSVLQYVGMDKLKLQGNKLIKVKDGVKVDLNGIAQGYSVDVLADYLESQSIRHYVIEIGGELRIKGPKPDGSAMKIGIEKPEKEALENELMKDIIHINSGAITTAGNYRKFIQQNDKTISHHINPKNGQPFSGEIISATIYAKDAISADGYDNVIISMKADEAIGFANKHPHLELYLIYKDKTGMIKDTLSTGFKKLLKAQ; encoded by the coding sequence ATGTTCAATTGTTTTAAGTTTTCGTCAGTTAAGCTATTTGTAAAGCTCTTTTTACTTGTTTTTATAAGCTCAGGATTTAAACCAAAAAGTTATAAAAGGGAACAAATTAATGGGTTTGCTCAGGGTACAACTTATTCTATCGTTTATTATACCCAAGATAAAAAAATAGATAAGGTAAAGATTGATAGTATTCTAAAATCCATTGATTTATCTATGTCTTTATACACGCCACATTCTGTTATTTCCAAATTCAATTTATATGAGACTAAAGAAATAGAGCTGGATAATCATTTTAAAAAGGTAATGGAAAAATCTTTCCTTTTATATAAAGAAAGTAAAGGGGTTTTTGATGTCACTGTTGAGCCATTAGTAAGATTGTGGGGATTTGGATCAAAAAAAGTAAGCAGGTTACCCAATCAGAAAGAGATAGATAGCGTATTACAATATGTAGGGATGGATAAGCTGAAATTACAGGGAAACAAATTGATAAAAGTCAAAGATGGGGTAAAGGTAGACTTAAATGGAATTGCTCAGGGTTATTCAGTAGATGTTTTGGCTGATTACCTGGAATCTCAATCTATACGTCATTATGTGATAGAAATAGGAGGGGAGTTAAGGATTAAAGGGCCAAAACCCGACGGATCGGCTATGAAAATTGGAATAGAAAAGCCCGAAAAAGAAGCCCTTGAAAATGAATTGATGAAGGATATTATCCATATAAACTCCGGAGCCATTACTACGGCTGGAAATTATAGGAAGTTTATTCAGCAAAATGATAAAACGATATCACACCATATTAATCCCAAAAATGGTCAACCATTTAGTGGGGAGATAATTAGTGCCACTATATATGCTAAAGATGCTATTTCTGCCGATGGTTACGATAATGTAATAATTTCGATGAAAGCGGATGAGGCTATAGGGTTTGCAAATAAGCATCCGCATTTAGAACTATATCTGATTTATAAAGATAAAACAGGGATGATAAAGGATACTTTAAGTACAGGATTTAAGAAATTATTAAAAGCTCAATAA
- a CDS encoding Gfo/Idh/MocA family protein produces the protein MRDKINSNYRREFLKTSALIAGGTLLSHIPLVGAYAAGSDVIKVALIGCGGRGSGAAFDAIASGANIKIVALADAFKDRLDSTYEKLVTRHPDKVAVSDDQKFVGFEAYKKAIALADVVLLATPPGFRPIHFEEAVKMGKHVFMEKPVAVDIPGIHKVLAVAEEAKRKKLNVVVGLQRRYQANYREGVKRIKDGAIGDIVSGQVYWNSGGVWVRPRKPEQTEMEYQMRNWYYFNWLCGDHIVEQHVHNIDVANWVKGAYPVSIQGTGSRAWRTGKEYGEIYDNHAVELTYADGAVIYSQCRHFEGTRNRVDETFQGTKGKAYFSAGGHKANLWDAKGNAIYQHDGKDNPNPYKQEHLELFTALTKGEYKFMDAEYGAYSSLTGIIGRLATYSGQIIKWDDALKSNINLMPDRFAWDASPKVLPNADGFYPYAIPGQTIVL, from the coding sequence ATGAGAGATAAAATAAATTCTAATTATAGAAGAGAATTTTTGAAAACCTCAGCACTTATTGCTGGAGGAACATTATTAAGTCATATTCCTTTAGTAGGAGCATATGCAGCAGGAAGTGATGTGATAAAAGTAGCTTTGATAGGTTGTGGAGGGAGAGGAAGCGGAGCTGCGTTTGATGCCATAGCCTCTGGTGCAAATATAAAAATTGTAGCACTTGCAGATGCTTTTAAAGACAGGTTAGATAGTACTTATGAAAAGTTGGTTACACGACACCCCGATAAAGTAGCTGTATCAGATGATCAGAAATTCGTAGGTTTTGAAGCTTATAAAAAGGCAATCGCTTTGGCAGATGTTGTGCTCTTAGCAACTCCTCCTGGATTTAGGCCAATTCATTTTGAAGAAGCTGTAAAAATGGGGAAACATGTTTTTATGGAAAAACCTGTAGCAGTTGATATTCCAGGAATTCATAAAGTTTTAGCAGTAGCAGAAGAAGCAAAACGCAAAAAACTAAATGTCGTGGTTGGTTTGCAGCGACGTTATCAGGCTAATTATAGAGAAGGAGTTAAGAGAATTAAAGATGGCGCTATTGGAGATATTGTTTCGGGGCAAGTTTATTGGAATAGTGGTGGTGTTTGGGTAAGACCAAGAAAACCAGAACAAACCGAAATGGAATATCAGATGAGAAATTGGTATTACTTTAACTGGTTATGCGGTGACCATATCGTAGAACAGCATGTACATAATATTGATGTTGCAAATTGGGTTAAAGGAGCTTATCCGGTTTCTATTCAGGGAACAGGCAGCAGAGCATGGAGAACAGGAAAAGAATACGGAGAAATATATGATAATCATGCAGTCGAACTTACTTATGCCGACGGAGCAGTGATTTATAGTCAATGTAGGCATTTCGAGGGAACTAGAAATCGTGTAGACGAAACTTTTCAGGGAACAAAGGGAAAAGCCTATTTCTCTGCTGGAGGGCATAAAGCAAATCTATGGGATGCTAAAGGGAACGCCATCTATCAACATGATGGTAAGGATAATCCAAATCCCTATAAACAAGAACACTTAGAACTATTTACTGCATTAACTAAGGGAGAATATAAATTTATGGATGCCGAGTATGGCGCATATAGCTCTTTAACCGGAATTATTGGCCGCTTAGCAACTTATTCTGGACAAATTATTAAATGGGATGATGCTTTAAAATCTAATATAAACTTAATGCCGGATAGATTTGCATGGGATGCTTCACCAAAAGTATTACCTAATGCCGACGGTTTCTACCCTTACGCAATACCTGGACAAACCATCGTTTTGTAA
- a CDS encoding formylglycine-generating enzyme family protein — MFLRTLLIPILLGSLMCIAYAQNKLQSYDQKLEGTNLYFKMQAIPGGEFKMGSINGKSDEKPVHTVRIDPFYMSVYEITWDLYESFVYKDFETTSQSGVLPKNVDAVTRPTKPYLDMTFGMGKENQPAVGMTHYNAIQFCKWLYARTGVFYRLPTEAEWEYACRAGSNTDYNFGNNMTDLKDYAWYKENSDEKTHPVGKKKPNAWGLYDMHGNVAEWTYDQYIPDNYKQFDGKVANNPVVIPTKLYAHVVRGGSFEDEPENLRSSARAASDPNWKQLDPQIPKSNWWFPEAPFIGIRLVRPEKKPTDQEIIAYYDKAPILDY; from the coding sequence ATGTTTCTTAGAACTTTATTAATACCAATTTTATTGGGCAGTTTGATGTGCATTGCGTATGCGCAAAATAAATTACAATCTTACGATCAAAAACTGGAAGGAACGAATCTTTACTTCAAAATGCAAGCTATTCCCGGAGGGGAATTCAAGATGGGAAGCATTAATGGAAAGTCAGACGAAAAACCAGTACACACGGTGAGAATAGATCCCTTTTATATGAGTGTTTATGAAATTACATGGGATTTATACGAGTCTTTTGTATATAAAGATTTTGAAACTACAAGCCAAAGCGGAGTGTTGCCGAAAAATGTTGATGCAGTAACACGGCCAACCAAACCTTATTTAGATATGACCTTTGGTATGGGCAAAGAAAATCAGCCCGCTGTTGGTATGACACATTATAATGCCATTCAGTTTTGTAAGTGGTTATATGCGAGAACTGGTGTTTTTTATAGATTACCTACAGAAGCAGAGTGGGAATATGCTTGTCGGGCAGGCTCGAATACCGATTATAATTTTGGCAATAATATGACTGATCTAAAAGATTACGCCTGGTATAAAGAGAATAGCGATGAGAAAACTCATCCAGTAGGGAAAAAAAAGCCAAATGCCTGGGGACTGTATGATATGCATGGAAATGTGGCCGAGTGGACTTACGATCAATATATTCCTGATAATTATAAACAGTTTGATGGGAAGGTGGCGAATAATCCAGTAGTGATACCTACAAAATTATATGCTCATGTAGTAAGAGGTGGTTCTTTTGAAGATGAACCTGAAAATCTGCGTTCATCGGCAAGGGCGGCTTCTGATCCTAACTGGAAACAATTAGATCCTCAAATTCCTAAAAGTAATTGGTGGTTTCCCGAAGCACCTTTTATTGGCATTCGCTTAGTTCGACCGGAAAAGAAACCTACCGATCAGGAAATAATAGCTTATTATGATAAAGCGCCAATTTTAGATTATTAA
- a CDS encoding transporter family protein has product MNKKLILFIALFLAQLGAKACDICGCGVGSYYLGILPEFNKKFVGLRYQHKELQTHLGPDSERTALTEDETYQSMELWGGWNIGQKFRVLAFVPYNFNKRVSTTETGKKDGLGDIALMGYYNLLNYGTTINSKILVQSLWLGAGIKTPTGKYNPADADALNSSPNNFQLGTASTDFTINAAYDIRLMDLGFNLNANYKINTENQYDYRYGNKLSLNGLLYYKFKVGKEASLSPNVGLLYETAEKDVENRKYDIDASGGYSSVGIVGLEAVKNRVSFGANYQGILSQNLANDRAKAGDRFLVHVSYAF; this is encoded by the coding sequence ATGAATAAGAAATTAATCCTATTTATAGCTTTATTTTTAGCGCAGCTCGGCGCAAAGGCCTGTGATATTTGTGGCTGCGGTGTAGGAAGTTATTATCTGGGTATTTTGCCAGAATTCAACAAGAAGTTTGTAGGCTTAAGATATCAGCATAAAGAATTGCAAACCCATTTGGGACCCGATTCTGAAAGAACTGCACTTACTGAAGACGAAACTTACCAATCTATGGAATTATGGGGGGGCTGGAATATCGGGCAGAAGTTCCGTGTGCTTGCCTTTGTGCCTTACAATTTCAATAAGCGGGTCTCCACTACCGAGACAGGAAAAAAAGATGGTTTGGGAGATATCGCATTGATGGGTTATTATAATTTGCTGAATTATGGAACTACCATAAATAGCAAGATACTGGTGCAGTCTCTTTGGCTTGGAGCTGGTATAAAGACGCCTACAGGAAAATATAATCCTGCTGATGCGGATGCGTTGAACAGCTCTCCGAATAATTTTCAGTTAGGTACAGCAAGTACCGATTTTACTATTAATGCAGCATACGATATCCGTTTAATGGATTTGGGATTCAATCTTAATGCTAATTATAAAATCAACACAGAAAATCAATACGATTATAGATATGGCAATAAACTTAGCCTGAATGGTTTACTTTACTATAAGTTTAAGGTAGGAAAAGAAGCGAGTTTATCACCAAACGTAGGTTTATTGTATGAAACGGCTGAAAAAGACGTAGAGAACCGTAAATATGATATCGATGCATCTGGTGGTTATTCTTCAGTTGGCATAGTGGGGCTGGAAGCCGTTAAAAATCGTGTGTCATTTGGTGCCAATTATCAGGGAATATTATCTCAGAATCTGGCAAATGACAGGGCGAAAGCAGGAGATAGGTTCTTGGTTCATGTGTCCTATGCTTTTTAG
- a CDS encoding cytochrome-c peroxidase — MNTRYLSVLSAILLFVVACSKKADIEQKIEEIFPGFKMPGNFPAVVYKLENNPITEDGFRLGKALFHEGKLSRDGTISCASCHIQTSAFTHHGHDVSHGIEDRLGIRNSPAIMNLAWRKSFMWDGGITDLDFQPFAPITAHEEMDEDMNNVLQKLRNSPKYTKLFKAAFGSEEVSSAKMMKALSQFMLMCVSANSKYDKVMRKEDGAVFTDAELRGYNTFKQKCATCHTEPLFTDESFRNNGIGASVYGDEGRYKITQSPADKYLFKVPSLRNLKYTEPYMHDGSFYTLKAVLDHYSRSVKDMPTLDPVLKQDERLGIALDDQEKTDLLAFLETLNDESFIRNKLLSE; from the coding sequence ATGAACACAAGATATCTGTCGGTTTTATCGGCTATACTTCTTTTTGTGGTTGCTTGTTCTAAAAAGGCTGATATTGAACAAAAAATAGAAGAGATTTTCCCCGGATTTAAGATGCCGGGGAATTTCCCTGCTGTTGTGTATAAATTGGAGAACAACCCAATCACCGAGGATGGCTTCCGTTTGGGAAAAGCTCTTTTTCACGAAGGGAAACTTTCCAGAGACGGTACAATCTCCTGTGCATCCTGCCATATACAAACTTCTGCTTTTACGCATCATGGGCATGATGTAAGCCATGGGATAGAAGACAGGCTGGGGATTAGGAATTCTCCGGCAATTATGAATTTGGCCTGGAGAAAAAGCTTTATGTGGGATGGCGGCATTACAGATCTGGATTTTCAGCCTTTTGCTCCTATTACTGCACATGAAGAAATGGACGAGGACATGAATAATGTCTTGCAAAAGTTGCGTAATAGTCCAAAATATACAAAACTGTTTAAAGCAGCCTTTGGATCAGAAGAGGTTAGCTCGGCAAAGATGATGAAAGCACTTTCACAGTTTATGTTAATGTGTGTAAGTGCTAATTCGAAGTACGACAAGGTGATGCGAAAAGAGGATGGGGCTGTTTTTACCGATGCAGAGCTAAGAGGCTATAACACTTTTAAACAGAAATGTGCAACATGTCATACAGAACCTTTATTTACCGATGAAAGCTTTAGAAATAATGGTATTGGAGCCAGTGTTTATGGAGACGAGGGAAGATATAAGATTACGCAAAGTCCGGCTGATAAATATCTTTTCAAGGTACCATCGCTTAGAAATTTAAAGTATACAGAGCCATATATGCATGACGGGTCTTTTTATACCTTAAAGGCAGTATTGGATCATTATTCCAGATCGGTGAAGGACATGCCTACATTGGATCCGGTACTGAAACAAGACGAACGATTGGGAATTGCATTGGATGATCAGGAAAAGACAGATTTACTGGCTTTTTTAGAAACGTTAAACGATGAAAGCTTCATTAGAAATAAGCTGCTTTCAGAATAA
- a CDS encoding MbnP family protein, which yields MKRIILYTCAVLLMGLHACKKDKVEIDNTVKAPLEIEFDHIVGGKKLVLGATNYNSLNQEFTVDMLKYYVSNIKLKNTNGEEYVVPQNDSYFLIDASTKESTLVHIEIPEGDYSQLSFVLGVDSLRNTKPIDERTGVLDPAVGMYWTWFPSYIFFKMEGSSTSIPSADHKYRLHIGGFGANEKPADNNIKTITLDLTHGGAPKVRSDRKANVHLKVDLLKVLEGNYNINFATSEVNIMAPAGGTAIANNYAKMFAHDHSH from the coding sequence ATGAAAAGAATCATATTATATACTTGTGCAGTTCTATTAATGGGTTTACATGCCTGTAAAAAAGACAAAGTAGAAATAGACAATACCGTAAAAGCTCCATTAGAAATAGAGTTTGACCATATTGTAGGAGGGAAAAAGCTGGTTTTAGGTGCTACCAATTATAATTCTTTAAACCAGGAGTTTACGGTCGATATGCTGAAGTATTATGTCAGCAATATCAAGTTGAAAAACACAAATGGCGAAGAATATGTTGTTCCGCAAAATGATAGCTATTTTTTAATAGATGCCAGTACAAAAGAAAGTACCTTGGTACATATTGAGATTCCTGAAGGAGATTATTCTCAATTGAGTTTTGTTTTAGGTGTCGATAGTTTAAGAAATACTAAGCCTATTGATGAAAGAACGGGAGTTCTTGATCCGGCTGTTGGTATGTACTGGACCTGGTTTCCAAGTTATATCTTTTTCAAGATGGAAGGTTCATCAACTTCAATTCCAAGTGCAGACCATAAGTACAGATTACATATAGGCGGTTTTGGAGCGAACGAAAAGCCAGCGGATAACAACATTAAAACAATTACTTTAGATTTAACACATGGTGGTGCGCCTAAAGTACGATCAGACAGAAAAGCTAACGTACACCTTAAAGTCGATTTATTAAAAGTATTGGAAGGAAATTATAATATAAATTTCGCTACCAGTGAAGTAAATATTATGGCGCCAGCAGGCGGAACAGCCATTGCTAACAACTATGCAAAAATGTTTGCACACGATCATTCTCATTAA